In a genomic window of Comamonadaceae bacterium OTU4NAUVB1:
- the ppk1 gene encoding polyphosphate kinase 1, with translation MQPPAVPIPAEISVPPATTAPAPATAVPKLVLLDRDHSILAFNRRVLDWARRPEVPLIERLRYLCIVSSNLDEFFEVRAAAHLIAATTGQAPGGASLDAFERLATTAHATVAEQYALYNDALMPAFAEHGVHIISHGERNPTQRKWVQEYFEREVRPLLIPVGLDPSHPFPQVANKSLNFIVRLSGKDAFGRENPIAILKVPRVLPRVIRMPAKVSGGRTLFVALSSIVRAHLSSMFPGREVGDFSQFRVTRNSDLSVDEEDVKNLRTALRQGLEHRHFGQAVRLEVSASCAESLASFLLAQFNLPERALYRVHGPVNLARLTQLIDLLGEPAFKALRFVPYKASYPVTLSPGQSSFDRLLRGDVLIHQPFESFDGVLAFLREAVQDPQVLAIKQTIYRTGADSEMMELLREAVRRGKEVMAVVELKARFDEEANINWAEMLESIGAQVVYGVVGLKTHAKMLLVTRREGKQLRRYGHLSTGNYNPRTAALYTDISHLTADPLLTADMDAVFVHLAGQSRLPKLNRMWVAPFDLHRNLVTQIDAIGAAAERGEPTRIVAKMNALTDDLLVAALVRAGQKGVRIDLVVRGACTLPAQLPGLTDNIRVRSVIGRFLEHSRVFYFRNGADESLYLSSADWMNRNMMRRIELAWPVTDPVLRQRIIDECLVAYLHDGRDAWDLGADGVYRRVDGDTHPLEEGASRRIEAHGAQRALMDRYGARNGDRAT, from the coding sequence ATGCAGCCTCCCGCGGTACCGATTCCAGCCGAGATCTCCGTTCCTCCCGCCACCACGGCCCCGGCACCCGCCACGGCCGTGCCCAAGCTGGTGCTGCTGGACCGCGACCACAGCATCCTCGCCTTCAACCGGCGCGTGCTCGACTGGGCACGCCGCCCCGAGGTGCCGCTGATCGAGCGCCTGCGCTACCTGTGCATCGTGTCGTCCAACCTCGACGAGTTCTTCGAGGTCAGGGCCGCCGCGCACCTGATCGCCGCGACCACCGGTCAGGCGCCGGGTGGCGCGTCGCTCGATGCGTTCGAGCGGCTGGCCACGACCGCGCACGCCACCGTGGCCGAGCAGTACGCGCTCTACAACGACGCGCTGATGCCGGCCTTCGCCGAGCACGGCGTCCACATCATCTCGCACGGCGAACGCAACCCGACGCAGCGCAAGTGGGTGCAGGAGTACTTCGAGCGCGAGGTGCGTCCGCTGCTCATCCCGGTCGGGCTCGACCCCTCCCACCCGTTCCCGCAGGTGGCCAACAAGTCGCTCAACTTCATCGTGCGCCTGAGCGGCAAGGACGCCTTCGGGCGCGAGAACCCGATCGCGATCCTGAAGGTGCCGCGCGTGCTGCCGCGCGTGATCCGCATGCCGGCGAAGGTCTCGGGCGGGCGCACGCTGTTCGTGGCGCTCTCCAGCATCGTGCGCGCGCACCTCTCCAGCATGTTCCCGGGGCGCGAGGTGGGCGATTTCTCCCAGTTCCGCGTCACGCGCAACTCCGACCTGTCCGTGGACGAGGAGGACGTGAAGAACCTGCGCACGGCGCTGCGCCAGGGTCTGGAGCACCGGCACTTCGGGCAGGCGGTGCGGCTGGAGGTGTCGGCGAGTTGCGCCGAGTCGCTCGCGAGCTTCCTGCTCGCGCAGTTCAACCTGCCCGAGCGCGCGCTCTACCGCGTCCACGGTCCCGTCAACCTGGCGCGACTCACGCAGCTGATCGACCTGCTGGGCGAGCCCGCCTTCAAGGCGCTGCGGTTCGTGCCCTACAAGGCGTCCTACCCGGTCACGCTGTCGCCCGGGCAATCGTCCTTCGACCGTCTGCTGCGCGGCGACGTGCTGATCCACCAGCCCTTCGAGAGCTTCGACGGCGTGCTGGCCTTCCTGCGCGAGGCGGTGCAGGACCCGCAGGTGCTGGCCATCAAGCAGACCATCTACCGCACCGGCGCCGATTCCGAGATGATGGAGCTGCTGCGCGAGGCCGTGCGCCGCGGCAAGGAAGTCATGGCGGTGGTCGAGCTCAAGGCCCGCTTCGACGAGGAGGCCAACATCAACTGGGCCGAGATGCTCGAGTCGATCGGCGCCCAGGTGGTGTATGGCGTGGTGGGCCTGAAGACGCACGCCAAGATGCTTCTGGTGACGCGGCGCGAGGGCAAGCAGCTGCGCCGCTACGGCCACCTCTCCACCGGCAACTACAACCCGCGCACCGCGGCGCTCTACACGGACATCAGCCACCTCACGGCCGACCCGCTGCTGACGGCCGACATGGACGCCGTGTTCGTGCATCTGGCCGGCCAGAGCCGCCTGCCCAAGCTCAACCGGATGTGGGTCGCGCCGTTCGACCTGCACCGCAACCTGGTCACGCAGATCGACGCCATCGGCGCGGCCGCCGAACGCGGCGAGCCCACCCGCATCGTCGCCAAGATGAACGCCCTGACCGACGACCTGCTCGTCGCGGCACTGGTGCGGGCCGGCCAGAAGGGCGTGCGGATCGACCTCGTCGTGCGCGGCGCCTGCACGCTGCCCGCGCAGCTGCCGGGGCTGACCGACAACATCCGCGTGCGCTCGGTGATCGGCCGCTTCCTGGAGCATTCGCGGGTGTTCTATTTCCGCAACGGCGCCGACGAGTCGCTCTACCTGTCGAGCGCCGACTGGATGAACCGCAACATGATGCGGCGCATCGAGCTGGCCTGGCCGGTGACCGACCCGGTGCTGCGTCAGCGGATCATCGACGAGTGCCTGGTGGCCTACCTGCACGACGGCCGCGACGCCTGGGACCTGGGCGCCGACGGCGTCTACCGCCGCGTCGACGGAGACACGCACCCGCTCGAGGAGGGCGCGTCGCGCCGCATCGAGGCGCACGGCGCGCAGCGCGCGCTCATGGACCGCTACGGCGCGCGCAACGGCGACCGTGCCACCTGA
- the pstS gene encoding phosphate ABC transporter substrate-binding protein PstS, protein MTTTFRFAAASLFAAAATFSHLAAAQDITGAGASFPAPLYAKWASDYNKATGVKINYQSVGSGAGLKQIDAKTVDFGASDAPLKDDELQAKGLMQFPTVVGGVVPVVNIQGIKPGELKLNGQVLGDIYLGKITKWNDPAIKALNGSLALPDATIAPVRRADGSGTSFAFTNYLSQVNPEWKAKVGEGTAVNWPTGAGGKGNEGVAAFVGRLPNSIGYVEYAYVKQNKMTYAQLQNASGGFVSPDDETFKAAAAGADWDKSFYQILNNKPGKDAWPITTGTFILVHKVQDKPANAAAVLKFFDWAYKGGDKTAADLDYVPMPDSVKAIIAKAWTDNVKDASGKPVAFK, encoded by the coding sequence ATGACAACGACTTTCCGCTTCGCCGCCGCCAGCCTCTTCGCGGCCGCCGCCACCTTCTCCCACCTCGCCGCCGCGCAGGACATCACCGGCGCGGGCGCCAGCTTCCCGGCGCCGCTCTATGCCAAGTGGGCCTCCGACTACAACAAGGCCACGGGCGTCAAGATCAACTACCAGTCGGTCGGTTCGGGCGCCGGCCTGAAGCAGATCGATGCCAAGACGGTCGATTTCGGCGCCTCCGACGCGCCGCTCAAGGACGATGAACTCCAGGCCAAGGGCCTGATGCAGTTCCCGACGGTGGTCGGCGGCGTCGTGCCGGTGGTCAACATCCAGGGCATCAAGCCCGGCGAACTCAAGCTCAACGGCCAGGTGCTCGGCGACATCTACCTCGGCAAGATCACCAAGTGGAACGACCCGGCGATCAAGGCGCTCAACGGTTCGCTGGCCCTGCCCGACGCCACCATCGCGCCGGTGCGCCGCGCCGATGGTTCGGGCACCAGCTTCGCCTTCACCAACTACCTGAGCCAGGTCAATCCGGAGTGGAAGGCCAAGGTCGGCGAAGGCACGGCGGTGAACTGGCCCACCGGCGCGGGCGGCAAGGGCAACGAGGGCGTCGCCGCCTTCGTGGGCCGCCTGCCCAACTCGATCGGCTATGTCGAGTACGCCTACGTCAAGCAGAACAAGATGACCTACGCCCAGCTGCAGAACGCCTCGGGCGGCTTCGTCTCGCCCGACGACGAGACCTTCAAGGCCGCCGCCGCCGGCGCCGACTGGGACAAGAGCTTCTATCAGATCCTCAACAACAAGCCCGGCAAGGACGCCTGGCCGATCACCACCGGCACGTTCATCCTGGTGCACAAGGTGCAGGACAAGCCGGCCAACGCCGCCGCCGTGCTGAAGTTCTTCGACTGGGCCTACAAGGGCGGCGACAAGACCGCCGCCGACCTCGACTACGTGCCGATGCCCGACAGCGTGAAGGCCATCATCGCCAAGGCCTGGACCGACAACGTCAAGGATGCGTCGGGCAAGCCCGTCGCCTTCAAGTAA
- a CDS encoding histidine phosphatase family protein: MDLIFWRHAEAEDWTDGCDDLQRVLTPRGEKQAKRMSSWLDRQLPEGTRVISSPARRCEQTVMALERRYKLREELAPDTTPQALLAAAGWPNGKSVVLVVGHQPSLGQAISQLLGWQHESCPVRKGSVWWIRTRERDGDVQTVVVTVQTPELL, encoded by the coding sequence ATGGACCTGATTTTCTGGCGCCACGCCGAGGCCGAGGACTGGACCGACGGCTGCGACGACCTGCAGCGCGTGCTCACGCCGCGCGGCGAGAAGCAGGCCAAGCGCATGTCGAGCTGGCTCGACCGCCAGCTGCCCGAGGGCACGCGCGTCATCAGCAGCCCGGCGCGGCGCTGCGAGCAGACCGTGATGGCGCTGGAGCGACGCTACAAGCTGCGCGAGGAACTCGCGCCGGACACCACGCCGCAGGCGCTGCTCGCGGCGGCCGGCTGGCCCAATGGCAAGTCCGTGGTGCTGGTGGTGGGCCACCAGCCCTCGCTCGGCCAGGCGATCTCGCAACTCCTGGGCTGGCAGCACGAGAGCTGCCCGGTGCGCAAGGGCTCGGTGTGGTGGATCCGCACCCGGGAGCGCGATGGCGACGTGCAGACCGTGGTCGTCACGGTCCAGACGCCGGAACTGCTCTGA
- the pstC gene encoding phosphate ABC transporter permease subunit PstC, producing the protein MNGPKPPGASNPSLPERSLSSTFPAQGAPLDLAVERPRASVNPPPARRPRTGAATDRLFGLAAKGAALLTLALLFGILLSLVAGAWPAIAKYGLGFLTSTVWDPVQEEYGGLVMIYGTLATSFIALVIAVPVSFGIALFLTEMSPSWLKRPLGTAIELLAAVPSIVYGMWGLLVFGPILSTYVQQPLQSLFAGVPYLGALVSGPPVGIGILSAGIILAIMIIPFIASVMRDVFEVTPPLLKESAYGLGSTTWEVVSKVVLPYTKAGVIGGIMLGLGRALGETMAVTFVIGNMNQLNSLSVFEAANSITSALANEFAEAGAGLHQAALMYLGLVLFFITFVVLTLSKVLLQRMKKSEGTKS; encoded by the coding sequence ATGAACGGTCCCAAGCCCCCCGGCGCGTCGAATCCGTCACTTCCGGAGCGATCCTTGTCATCCACCTTCCCCGCCCAAGGCGCCCCGCTCGACCTCGCGGTCGAACGCCCGCGCGCGTCCGTCAATCCGCCGCCGGCCCGGCGCCCGCGCACCGGCGCCGCCACCGACCGCCTGTTCGGGCTGGCCGCCAAGGGCGCGGCGCTGCTGACGCTGGCGCTGCTGTTCGGCATCCTGCTGTCGCTGGTCGCCGGCGCCTGGCCGGCGATCGCCAAGTACGGCCTTGGCTTCCTGACCAGCACGGTCTGGGACCCGGTGCAGGAGGAGTACGGCGGGCTGGTGATGATCTACGGCACGCTCGCGACGTCGTTCATCGCGCTGGTGATCGCGGTGCCGGTGAGCTTCGGCATCGCGCTGTTCCTCACGGAGATGTCGCCCTCCTGGCTCAAGCGTCCGCTGGGCACCGCCATCGAGCTGCTCGCGGCCGTGCCGTCGATCGTCTACGGCATGTGGGGCCTGCTGGTGTTCGGGCCGATCCTCTCGACCTACGTGCAGCAGCCGCTGCAGAGCCTGTTCGCCGGCGTGCCCTACCTGGGCGCGCTGGTGTCCGGGCCACCGGTGGGCATCGGCATCCTGTCGGCCGGCATCATCCTGGCCATCATGATCATCCCGTTCATCGCCTCGGTGATGCGCGACGTCTTCGAGGTCACGCCGCCGCTGCTCAAGGAGTCCGCCTACGGGCTGGGCTCCACCACCTGGGAGGTCGTCTCCAAGGTCGTTCTGCCCTACACCAAGGCCGGCGTCATCGGCGGCATCATGCTCGGCCTGGGCCGGGCGCTGGGCGAGACCATGGCCGTGACCTTCGTGATCGGCAACATGAACCAGCTCAACTCGCTGTCGGTCTTCGAGGCCGCCAACAGCATCACGTCGGCCCTGGCCAACGAGTTCGCCGAAGCCGGCGCCGGCCTGCACCAGGCCGCGCTGATGTACCTGGGCCTGGTGCTGTTCTTCATCACCTTCGTCGTGCTGACGCTGTCGAAGGTGCTGCTGCAGCGCATGAAGAAGAGCGAAGGAACGAAATCGTGA
- a CDS encoding Ppx/GppA family phosphatase, with protein sequence MQNGSLLAAIDLGSNSFRLEIGQVDHDQIRRTEYLKETVRLGNGLDANRNLTPEAMQRGWDTLARFGERLAGFQRAQVRAVATQTLREARNRDEFLLRARTVLGFGIDVIPGREEARLIYQGVAHMLPQTEASGRERRLVVDIGGRSTEMIIGHALEAEVMESYRVGSVAWSMKHFPQGQFTASAFRTAEIAAKAVLDEALASHAPDRWDVAYGASGTIGAVGDVLAASGAPAGVVTREGLDWLLDRLLKAGSAERLRMEGMREDRKAVIGGGLSVLRAVFDLLDIRQMQVAQGALRHGVLYELQDRNDGTTDLCGATVARLAARFSVDPAQARRVSETATALYLQLEPDARSSSATSRAGRALRALGWAAQLHEIGAQISHSEYHKHGAYVLDHADAPGFATNDLHQLSQLVLGHRGKLRKLEAALDDETFVTQVLTLRLAVILCHARRDPDPAALQVARNGRGFALRCRSRWIDAYPQSAHLLREETLAWQKTGWRVDFDVS encoded by the coding sequence ATGCAAAACGGCTCCCTCCTCGCGGCGATCGACCTAGGCTCCAACAGCTTCCGCCTCGAGATCGGCCAGGTCGATCACGACCAGATCCGGCGCACCGAGTACCTCAAGGAGACCGTGCGCCTGGGCAACGGCCTCGACGCCAACCGCAACCTCACGCCCGAGGCCATGCAGCGCGGCTGGGACACGCTGGCGCGCTTCGGCGAACGCCTGGCCGGCTTCCAGCGCGCCCAGGTCCGCGCCGTGGCCACCCAGACGCTGCGCGAGGCGCGCAACCGCGACGAGTTCCTGTTGCGCGCGCGCACCGTGCTGGGCTTCGGCATCGACGTCATCCCGGGGCGCGAGGAAGCCCGCCTGATCTACCAGGGCGTGGCGCACATGCTGCCGCAGACCGAGGCTTCCGGACGCGAGCGCCGGCTGGTGGTGGACATCGGCGGGCGCTCCACCGAAATGATCATCGGCCACGCGCTGGAGGCCGAGGTGATGGAGTCCTACCGCGTGGGCAGCGTCGCCTGGTCGATGAAGCACTTCCCGCAGGGCCAGTTCACCGCCTCGGCCTTCCGGACTGCCGAGATCGCCGCCAAGGCCGTCCTCGACGAGGCGCTGGCCAGCCACGCGCCCGACCGCTGGGACGTCGCCTACGGCGCCTCCGGCACCATCGGCGCGGTGGGCGACGTGCTCGCGGCCTCCGGCGCGCCGGCCGGCGTGGTCACGCGCGAGGGGCTCGACTGGCTGCTCGACCGCCTGCTGAAGGCCGGCAGCGCCGAGCGCCTGCGCATGGAGGGCATGCGCGAGGACCGCAAGGCCGTCATCGGTGGCGGCCTGAGCGTGCTGCGCGCGGTGTTCGACCTGCTCGACATCCGGCAGATGCAGGTCGCCCAGGGCGCGCTGCGCCACGGCGTGCTGTACGAACTCCAGGACCGCAACGACGGCACCACCGACCTGTGCGGCGCGACCGTCGCGCGCCTGGCCGCGCGCTTCTCGGTCGATCCGGCGCAGGCCCGGCGCGTGTCGGAGACCGCCACCGCGCTCTACCTGCAGCTCGAGCCCGACGCCCGGAGCAGCAGCGCCACCAGCCGCGCGGGCCGCGCGCTGCGCGCCCTGGGCTGGGCGGCACAGCTCCACGAGATCGGCGCGCAGATCTCCCACAGCGAATACCACAAGCACGGCGCCTACGTGCTCGATCACGCCGACGCGCCGGGCTTCGCGACCAACGACCTGCACCAGCTCAGCCAGCTGGTCCTCGGGCATCGCGGCAAGCTGCGCAAGCTCGAGGCCGCGCTGGACGACGAGACCTTCGTGACGCAGGTCCTGACGCTGCGCCTGGCGGTGATCCTGTGCCATGCCCGGCGCGACCCCGATCCGGCGGCACTGCAGGTCGCGCGCAACGGCCGGGGGTTCGCGCTGCGCTGCCGAAGCCGGTGGATCGACGCCTATCCGCAATCGGCGCACCTGCTGCGCGAGGAGACGCTGGCCTGGCAGAAGACCGGCTGGCGCGTCGACTTCGACGTCAGCTGA